The genome window ctctggtttgaacaatgtaaggctgaacaccgttactgacaatcctcattttgactgcgtgagattctccagctttgttgttgttgagcaaccgaagtgagagctgccctcttctggaaagcgggccgggagcagcagttcatttgcatttaaagcaacacacaaaaaatggtgtgtttttgctgtgCTTTATGGCAAATGTAGTAGGTAATTTAGTGGTCAGACTTTAGtttggggaacacatattcactattaaccaTGACTTTCACctcaaactcttaatttactgcttattaatagtcagtaaggtagttgtttagtttaggtattgggtaggtttatgggatgtagaatagggtcatgcagaataaggcattaatgtgTGTTTTATAAGTACTACTAAACAGCCAAAATgtaagtaatatgcatgctaacaAGCAACTATAGTAGTCAGCATTTTAAgcggatcaaaaaagttcaaagttgtcctaagaaccaagttgtcctaagaagttTTAGAACAACTTTGaagaaaggttttgatccacttcaaatgttgactactgtagttaatagtgagaattggaccccaaactaaagtgttacccatttaactttaaagaaaatacaCAAGCTGTGAACAGTATGCACTGCAGAAACAGTATGTATGGCAATATGATATTCAGAACATAAACTAGGGCACATTACAAGAAAAACATGAGCATCGACCACTTGTTggcttctgactaatactggtTATCACtcaatgttttgtttctttaaaagaTACAGGTCTCTGTTGAACCACCATTACCAGCTCATCTATGCCAACCAAAGCCAATCAGACATTGAGTGAGGATGAGAGACTCACCCATCCCTGGGGCAGGAGAGCCAGCCGGAGTCCCAGGCCTCCTGATCAGACCATGTGGGGTTGAGGTAGCAAGACCTTTTTCAGGCGGCCCACCCGGGGCAGACAGTAGAGTAGGGGGGACTGCAGGGGCAGTTACAGGAACAGGAGGTGGACGTCCAGCGGGATGAGGGGACACAAGCCTCTGACGCAGCTCTGAGCAGAAAATAACATGATTCTCACAGTAAAACGCAACAAAGCTATTGACTTTTGAGAGGGAAAGGATTCGTTTGCTCACCTTGGCCTTGTCTTGGAGTCGCCGGTGGGCCAATGGGTTGAGCTTCCAACTCCTtcagagaaaacaaaaacattaacccAACACATATGGGccaatatatttatttgcagACTTAAGAATAAAGTACGTACAAGCTTTTTCTTAGAGTCTGGGTCAAACCGTTCCAGAATCAGCTTAGCGTTTTTGTAGGTTTCCGTTTCCATTACCTGTTCAAGCTGTGTGAGAAAATATTACAATCACATAACCACAATTACATTAAACAGAGATGCCAACTGACTAagaatgaaaactgaaaacatattgttgagaattacaaaaaaacatttcaatttaTGACATCGGTCCACTTCGGATAAAGGAGCTAAACCCACTGCTTATTTTTGAgtttaattgcagaaaaaaaaaccagTCCGTCTTTCTCACCGTCTTCTGTTTggtttaattttaaaacttcATTTCAGGGAAAGAGCAAATAGTGCTAATTATTTAActttaatgaatagaataaTTACAAGCCCTACTGCGATAATGGGGAGTGCGAAAATCCATCAGCTGTAATTATTGAAAGTTATTAGACATGACAGTGGATGACAAGCAATTTCTCAGATTTATTTCCTCCCATCACTAAACACTATTAATTTAAAGACAAGTCGTTAGCTAAGCACTTTACCAAGTAAAGTCTTTGTGCCAATTACCCGCTGTCTTCATTGATTTCAGATTATTTATTAAGAGCAGAAATTATCTCTTTCTCCCACTGACAGCAGAGAGGCGCAATATGATGAAAGGAAAACAGGATGTTGTTGGGCTAATATTAGTATCGGCTAACTGGCTCATACGGGACGAGAGAAGATCTCTGACTGGGTGAAATTACTAGCTCATCGCTCATATTAAAAAATCCTGACATTTATGAGAGGGCCTGCACTCAAGCATCTCTGAAGTGCTCTATACAGGTGTGAAAACAGACAAACTAACCCAAAATTAACTACACACCAGTAAGTGACATTCAAAGAAAGACACTGCGACTGATTACtcactattttctttttctctgctTTCAGCTCTTCTAATTTTTCATctaagatgcaaaaaaaaaacatgtagatatgaaaaaaaaaaaaaaacacgtatATAGGATTAAAGACCCGCCCACACCAAGGAAGATAACTATAAATGATAACGACAAAGTAGGACTGTGCGATTAATCGTAATTGATTTTCGCTTTCAGCTTCTaacgattatgaaaacaagatgaTCGAAGTAAAGCGATTATTGTGCCACTTCCGCATACTATCCCGCCTACCTTCCTTTCCTTCACAGTGGCGAAATATCATCCAAATCAGCCAAATTAGTgtgttgtaaaatgcagtctactgttgctaaatTGCGGGACGTGTTTGATATTAAACCGCAAAAGAGACACTGTTCCCCAGacggctttctgtgtgcgcgCTCCGAGTCGGAGCTGAACGCGGATAAGCAAATGGGCTTCGTATAGGAGTCTAAATGTTTAAAGCAAAAGACATCTAAACTGCAGCGCACgcagaataaacagaacaatatcatctgttgatgctaatatagttttcatatagttattatagttatcgttcttgagTGAATGGGCCTTAATACTTCAGTGTCATCATTACAGACTGACCGCATAATGAGATCAAATATAAAATCAGGTTCAAATCCAGATTTTGCCATTGGATTCACAGGGAAATTCTTACTGTTTCTTTCCATTCGCTTGTTGTATAAAACAATCAGCAGTTTCCTCAGGAgccaaactctgcaggaaggaAAAGCAACTCatttatagtttaatttaaaaCTCATTTAAGTCATAAGCATTAGAAAATGTACACTTTGAATCAAAACCAAATGAAGAGAATTTACTATCATTCCACTGATGGTCTGAACCTAAAGCACTTACAACAGAGGAAATACCAAGAATGGTGACGCCACTATTACTTTTCCTATCGTCTGCTCTGGGATGTACCAGGCGTAGACGACTGTACAGGCTATAATGTAGAGCAGGACTGAGTACAACAGCAGCCTGTGAACCCATAACTTCTGCTGCTTCTGGTTCTTCTCTCTGTATTCCTCAAGGGCCTGGATATCCTGAGAGAGatcatttaaaacatgtaattagTCTCATTCAAATGGCAAATACTGCTCAGATTTGGAGTATCattcatatttaattacatttgtgTTTTCCTAGTAAAGcaagattactgcaggttttatAAAGggaaatttaagactttttaaagacctttttaagaccAAGAAAATTAATAAAGAAGAAACACAATGAGTTGTATTAGCAACACTTCAGAGTTTGACAATTCAACttacaacactgcaaaaaatgcttttcttacttacattttctgtcttgtttctagtccaaatatctaaaaattcttaaatcaagaagcattttcttgacaagtaaaaattattaacTCAATtaatcacactttttttttactgcgattaatcgcaattaaaaacacttaagtttttaatatatttttatattttgtaataatttcagttaatctccaaattaaaacaacataaagaatccccagacagcaacatagtgtggcccaaATCTGGCacatgtggattacacacggaccagatgtgggccggatc of Ctenopharyngodon idella isolate HZGC_01 chromosome 9, HZGC01, whole genome shotgun sequence contains these proteins:
- the lnpa gene encoding endoplasmic reticulum junction formation protein lunapark-A isoform X1; the protein is MGAVVSRWRAKPSTVEVLEGLDKDIQALEEYREKNQKQQKLWVHRLLLYSVLLYIIACTVVYAWYIPEQTIGKVIVASPFLVFPLLVWLLRKLLIVLYNKRMERNNEKLEELKAEKKKILEQVMETETYKNAKLILERFDPDSKKKLELEAQPIGPPATPRQGQELRQRLVSPHPAGRPPPVPVTAPAVPPTLLSAPGGPPEKGLATSTPHGLIRRPGTPAGSPAPGMGMHPPGPPLARPVLPRERGAMDRVIEYLVGDGPQNRYALICQQCLSHNGMALKEEFEYVAFRCAYCYFLNPARKTRPQAPRLPEFTAETKMSQDPPAVAMETDLSSSPPAPEGKAACPGHVKAEPGEQHTEDSPSEEKKPADPDPHTDLPDKSEGEHDVSAMEVE